In Leptospira congkakensis, the DNA window TTTAGTTGGTTGGTTCTGGAAAATGATTCAAATGGGAAATGGGTCCCGTTTGAATTTCATCTTCTAGTGTTAGGTGAAGGTATTCTTTTGCTGAACCAACTGCTTCTGGGAGATTTTTTCCGTGAGCTAAAAAGGATGTGATGGCGGCGGAATAAGTACAACCTGTGCCATGTGTGTTTTTACCTTTCAAAAATGGTTTTGAATATAGATAAGATGATTCTCCATCAAACAAAACATCTGTGGCTTCCGAAGCATTGGGGAGATGACCGCCTTTTAAAAGAATAGGCACTTTATACTTTTGGAATAATTTCTCAGCCATAGGAACCAGTTGGTCGTATTGGTGGATTTTTTCACCCAGAAGTAATGACGCCTCATCTAGATTAGGTGTGATGAGCTTTGCAAGTGGTATTAGATCTTTGATTAAAGAATTGATGGCGTCGTCTTTCAGTAATTTTGCGCCACTAGTTGCGACCATGACTGGATCCACTACCAGTTGGATGTCTGGGTTTTCATAAAAAAATTCAGCAACTACTTCGATGATTTTGGCAGAGTATAACATTCCGGTTTTTGCAGCTTTGACGGGAAAGTATCCGGAAACTGCTTTTAGTTGTGCGGCTACAAAGTCGGGTGAAATTTCGGAGATACCCGTGACCCCATCAGGATTTTGAGCTGTCAAACAAGTGAAGGTTGTGGTTCCAAAAGTTGCGAGTGAAGAAAAGGTTTTGAGATCGGCTTGAACCCCGGCCCCACCTCCGGAATCGGATCCAGCAACAGTTAAGGTAATTGGAAAATTTTTGATCATACTATGGGAACCATCCGTACTTGTCAAAATTCAATGTATCATCGTTTAGATCAAAGGAAACACCTTCTGAT includes these proteins:
- the thiD gene encoding bifunctional hydroxymethylpyrimidine kinase/phosphomethylpyrimidine kinase → MIKNFPITLTVAGSDSGGGAGVQADLKTFSSLATFGTTTFTCLTAQNPDGVTGISEISPDFVAAQLKAVSGYFPVKAAKTGMLYSAKIIEVVAEFFYENPDIQLVVDPVMVATSGAKLLKDDAINSLIKDLIPLAKLITPNLDEASLLLGEKIHQYDQLVPMAEKLFQKYKVPILLKGGHLPNASEATDVLFDGESSYLYSKPFLKGKNTHGTGCTYSAAITSFLAHGKNLPEAVGSAKEYLHLTLEDEIQTGPISHLNHFPEPTN